In Methylobacterium sp. WL1, the sequence TAACGAGCAGGCGCAGTCGCTGATCGTCTGGCTGCTGGCCCTGCTGGCGATGGCCGGCGTGTTCTTCCTGTTCGCGCTGGCGATCGGGGCGCTTCAGCTCAGCGGTACCGCGACCCGGGACGACATCACCAAGGGCATCGTCGACGCCTCCCCGGACGGGGCGCTGGTGGTCGAGGATGGCGGCCGCCTGATCTACGCCAACGAGGCCTACCTGCGGGTCGCCGGCGGCGACGCGTTCTCGAACCTCGTGCCCGTGGAGCGCATCCTGGTCGGCTCGCCGGAGGTCTCGGAGGCGGTCTACCGCCTGTCGCAGGCTTCGCGGGACGGCCGGGCCCATACCGAGGAAATCCGGATGTCGCCGCCGCTCGGCCCCCAGGCGAACGAGCGCGGCTTCGGCTGGTACCGGGTGTCGGTGCGGCCCCTGGCGCGCCCGCGCCGGGCCGCCTCGCTCTGGACGGTGGCGGACATCACCGCCGAGCGCGAGCGCCAGGAGAACGTCTTCCAGGAGCTTCAGCACGCGATCGATTATCTCGACCACGCCCCGGCGGGATTCCTGTCGATCGATCCGGCCGGCGCGATCGTCTACATGAACGCGACGCTCGCAGCTTGGCTCGGCTACGACCTGGCGAGCGTCGGCCCGGGCGGCCCGCACCTCACCGAGATCGCCCCGGAGGCCGACGTGCTGGTGCGCACCGCCGGCCTGCCCGGGGAGGTCCGCACCGACCGGTTCGACCTCGACCTGCGCCGCCGCAACGGCCACACCCTGCCGGTGCGGCTGTACCACCGCGTCGCCTTCGGCAAGGATGGCAAGCCCGGCTCGTCGCGGACCTTCGTGATCAACCGCTCGGCCGGGGCCGAGACCGACGAGCCGCAGCGCGCCGCCGAAGTCCGGCTCGCCCGCTTCCTCAACAACTCCCCGATCGCCATCGCGACCCTGGACCGCTCCGGCCGGATCGCCCGGGCCAACACCTCGTTCACGCGTCTGTTCGGCACGGTGCCGCGCCAGGTCGACGAGGGCGGTCCGGAGGGGGAGGGCACCCAGGGCGCCGAGCCCAACGTGGCCGATTCGGTGGTCGACCGCGCCTCCCTGGAGGCCGGCCTCGCCCGGGCCGCCAGCGGCCTGTCCGACCCGGAGCCGATCGAGGTCCAGCTCAGCGGCCCGGGGGGCCGCTCGGCCCGGCTCTGGCTCAGCCCGGCCGACAGCAGTGACGCCACCCACAAGGCCGACGAGGCCGAGCGCGTGATCCTGTACGCCCTCGACACCACGGCGCAGCGGCAGCTGGAGCAGCAGGTCGCCCAGGCTCAGAAGATGAACGCCGTAGGCCAGCTCGCCGGCGGCATCGCACACGACTTCAACAACGTCCTCCAGGCGATCATCGGCTACTCGGATCTGCTCCTGGCGAGCCACCGGCCGACCGACCCGGCCTTCCAGGACATCATGCAGATCAAGCAGAACGCCAACCGGGCGGCGGGCCTCGTCCGCCAGCTCCTGGCGTTCTCGCGCCGACAGACCCTGCGTCCGGAGGTGATGAATGTCGGGGAGGGGCTCTCGGAGCT encodes:
- a CDS encoding PAS domain-containing sensor histidine kinase yields the protein MADVTGPPAPATGTQIANPQGTGSIDRSEQPGRVGLLLVLAGLLVGAAIGLSFVANEQAQSLIVWLLALLAMAGVFFLFALAIGALQLSGTATRDDITKGIVDASPDGALVVEDGGRLIYANEAYLRVAGGDAFSNLVPVERILVGSPEVSEAVYRLSQASRDGRAHTEEIRMSPPLGPQANERGFGWYRVSVRPLARPRRAASLWTVADITAERERQENVFQELQHAIDYLDHAPAGFLSIDPAGAIVYMNATLAAWLGYDLASVGPGGPHLTEIAPEADVLVRTAGLPGEVRTDRFDLDLRRRNGHTLPVRLYHRVAFGKDGKPGSSRTFVINRSAGAETDEPQRAAEVRLARFLNNSPIAIATLDRSGRIARANTSFTRLFGTVPRQVDEGGPEGEGTQGAEPNVADSVVDRASLEAGLARAASGLSDPEPIEVQLSGPGGRSARLWLSPADSSDATHKADEAERVILYALDTTAQRQLEQQVAQAQKMNAVGQLAGGIAHDFNNVLQAIIGYSDLLLASHRPTDPAFQDIMQIKQNANRAAGLVRQLLAFSRRQTLRPEVMNVGEGLSELTLLLKRLLGERVALELKHGRDVWPVKADVNQFEQVIVNLAVNARDAMPDGGKLMIRTENVTDPGPIAAVEGRGGAPAGDHVLIEVRDTGQGIPAELMEKIFEPFFTTKEIGKGTGLGLSTVFGIVKQSGGTIDVQSTIGEGTAFRIYLPRHVPVAEPEEAAPAVPALPRADMPATAKPPGSVDRTGTQKAPEKPAPRKPAADHTGQGTILLVEDEDPVRAVNSRALSARGYTVLEAASGLEALAIVREGSQPIDLVVSDVVMPEMDGPTLLREVRKSQPDLKVIFVSGYAEDAFRKNLPEGEAFNFLPKPFSLKQLVETVKKTMAAD